Genomic DNA from Candidatus Cloacimonas sp.:
TTTAGATATCTATATTGAAATATTGGATATAACACATAACCTTATAAATGAATTCCGAATCCACTTGGAATATTAATTAATCGCTCCTCAATTTCTATTGCTAAGGGTATTTCAGCTTTCAAGCATTGGCTAAACATTTTAAGTTTATTCATCAAAATCCAGGCAGGACGGCACATAACTTTTTGTGAATTTACCTGTTCAAGGAAAGCATCTCTTTCTTCGATATTTTTTAGGAGAATAGCATTAAGCCAATAATTAGAAATACAATCTTTGGGTTCTGTAATAAATTCTATATCCGCAATTGTTTTAAAATAGTCCTGATAAATTTGGGCTGTTTCTCTTTTGCTTTTAAGAATTTCCGGTAACATTTCCATTTGAGCACAACCCAAAGCAGCATTAATATTTGGCAAACGATAATTGTAGCCAATCATATCGTGTTCAAATTTCCAGGGATGTGCTTTTTTGGCAGTTGTGGTAATATGTTTTGCCAGAGGACCAAGTTGATCGGCATCAGTTAAAATCATTCCTCCCCCACCTGTAGTTATGGTCTTATTGCCATTAAAACTCAATATTCCCAATTTCCCGAAGGTTCCTGTATGTTTTCCTTTATAGTAACTTCCAATTGATTCTGCAGCATCTTCTACAACGGGAATATGATAGCGGTTGCAAATCTCTACGATTTGATCAATTTTGCAGGAATGACCAAAAGTGTGCATAGGAACGCATGCGGTAATCTTCTTCTGTCCACGAATTTTCACAAATTTACTCGAATTATCTTCAAACGATCCCTGTAATTCCTCTATTTGTGATAATTTGTATAAATTCGTGGACTCTTGATCTTGTGATAATTTGTGTAAATTTGTGGACACATTAACTTCTTTTAGATAACAGGCATCATCTTGAATAATTGTATTTGCAGATAACCAAAGTTCTAATGAATCAGGAGACATACCTAAGGTCTCAGGATCAATATCTACAAAAATTGGCTCTGCACCACAATAAGTTATAGCATTACAAGTGGCTATAAAAGTAAGCGGTTGTGTTATTACAAGATCACCTTGATCAACACCTGCAAGTTTTAAAGCAATATGCAAAGCAGAAGTTCCATTCACTGTAGCAATAGCATATTTTGCACCGGTAAAATCCTTGATCATCTCTTCAAAACGATCCACATATTTACCAACGGAAGAAACAAAAGTGCTTTCTATGCAGTCCAGAACATACTTTTTCTCATTACCACCAAAATAGGGTTCATGAAGGGGGATGAGATCTCTATTGGGATAGAGGGAACGAATGAAGTCAATTATTAGTTGATAGTTCACAAATTAGTCCACGAATTTACACAAATTAACACGAATTTATAAGATTAGGCGTTTATATGTTAAACTGGGGGAACCGAAGTTTACTAATAAGCCAACTCTAAGTTTAGTGGCTTTCAAGTAGTTTAATATTTGAGAAATATGATCATTGGAGAGTTCTGAAAGGGCTTTTATTTCCACAATGATTTTCCCAAAACATAAGAAGTCAGCTTTGTAGCATTTATCTAATATTTTATCTTTATAAAAGATGCGAATCTCTTTCTCTTTTTCAAATGGTATTCCTTGATCCAAAAAATCAATAGCTAATGATTCTTGATATACAGCTTCCAGAAAACCAGGCCCCAACTCCTTATGAACATTCATACAAGCCCCAATAATCTTGTAGCATTCTTCCTTATACAAAATATTATTATTCATACTTCGTGTCAATTTGTGAAAATTCGTGGACTAATTTGTGGACTCGTGGACTAAAGATTATAAATTCCTGGTTTGTATTTTCCCAGGTTTTGCGGATTTGTAAACCACTCCACTGTTTTCTCCAATCCTTCTTTTATGCTATATTTTGGCTCAAAACCAGTTAATGCCTTTATTTTACTATTATCACACCAAAGGCGAAAGACCTCTGACTTCTCAGGTCTATTTCTTTGTTCATCAGTAACCAATTTAGCATCACTATGCATAATATCCTTGATCAATTCAAAGGTTTCTTTTATAGAAATTTCGTAGTTGGAACCAATATTCACTGTTTCTCCAATTGCCTTATCGCATTGGGATAATAATATAAAGCCCTGGCAAATATCTTCTACATAGTTGAAATCACGAGTTGGAGATGTATCTCCTAATTTGATTTCTTTCATTCCATTGGCTATTTGAATTATAATTGTTGGTATAACAGCTCTAGCAGATTGCCTGGGACCATAAGTATTAAATGGACGCATAATAGTTAAGGGAAGTTTAAAAGCATTATAAAAACTCATCGCTATTGCATCTGCCCCAATTTTACTGGCACTATAAGGAGATTGTGGCTGTAAAGGATGTTTTTCATCAATAGGGACATATTTGGCTGTGCCATAAACTTCACTGGTGGAAGTAACTAAAATTCTTTTAACTCCATTATCTTTAGCTGCCTGGCATATATTTAAAGTCCCTTTTACATTTGTCTCTATATAACTTTCTGGTGCAATATAAGAATAAGGGATAGCTATTAAAGCTGCTAAATGAAAAATAACATCTATGCCTTTGCTAATTTCTCTACAATAATTAGGGTCTCTTACATCTCCGCATACAATTTCCAAATTTGAGCTTGGTTTTATATCTTCCAACCAACCCCAATAATTAAAAGAATTATATTGAGCTAAAGCTCTCACCTGGTAGCCATCTTTTAGTAATGCTTCAGTAAGATGGGAACCGATAAAACCATCAGCACCGGTAACAAGAACTTTCATATTTTCCTTTCTTCTGTCCACGAATTTTCACTAATTAGCACGAATTATTTGAATTATAATAATCTAAAGTATATTGTAATCCATTTCCGCTTTTTAAGTAATTTAACCCTCTCAATAAATGCGGAGCTTCAGCGAGCTCCGACTACACAAATTTCTAAACCTTCTAAACCTTCTCAACACTCTAAACCTTCTCAACCTATTAAATTCGTTCAACCATATTAACTCATACTGTAATTTTTATATATTATGTTTATGGCTCGGTTGGGGAAAAAGAATGGTGCATTTGTAATTTATGAATTCCTTGGCTTGCATAACCTTTAATAGTTTGTCGCTCAGAATTATCCATTCCTAAAAAATATATTGAAGCAAAGAGAACTATTTCTGAAATAATACTTATAATAATAAAACGTAACAAGCCATAAGAAAATGCATTTTTTATGATAAAAAGAGGAGTTACTGTTAAGCAAACAAGGAGTATTTTAAATGTAGATCTTTTTAAGAATTCAATTGCATCATAGTTTAAAATAACTTTTAGCAGAATCTGATTCGTTATAAAGGTTAAAAAAGCAGTGAAAAGATAAATATAGCTAATAATATAAGGTGGATGACCCATTTTATAAGCAATGTATGCTAAAGGTAAACACAGAAGAGTAATACCACTATTAATTATTTTAAACAATGCAATTTTACCAGAAGCGTGAATCAATGGACCTATACCAAATTGACTTGTAGCAATAATTGATTTTATTAGCATGGCTTGAACGAATGTTATCGTATATTCTGGAACCTCTTTAAGCCATGAGTTGAGTATAAAATCAGTTTCTAAGAGAATTGGCAGCATAGGTATTGCCATTAAAAAAAAAGAGAATTTAGAAGATATAATAACTAATTTACTTGCTCGTTTATGATCTCCTGCACTATAACTTTTTGTTATCTGTGGAATAATTGCTTGCCCTAAGCTCTGTGCAAATGATCTTACGATTGAATTTACTTGATTAGCAATACCAAAACTGGCATTTAATATAGTGCCAAAAAACCGATTAATAATAATTGCTGATCCTTGATTTTCCCCAACAATTGCAGCAACTTCAATAGAATTCCATCCCGTAAAACCAAGCATTTCTTTGTACTTTACCCAATCCCTACATAATTGCCATTTGACTGTATTAAAATATGTCTTTAGACAATATGCAATATACATTATAGGATTTAGGGCATGAATGATAGTTATAAATATTACATAATATCTTAAATGATTCCCTGGCAAATAAATTAATAATATGGATAATAATAAAGTTAGTATTTTAGTAGATATTTCAATGGGAACAGTGATAGAAAATTTCTCTTTTGCAACGAGTAGACCTTGAAAGGGGGTGCCAATAATAATACAGACGGTATTTAGAATGGAAAAAATAAAGGTAAATACAGCATCATTCAATTTCCCTTCAGGGATTTTTAAATAGTGATAGATATAATATAGACCAACAGTTAAAGCTAATATAACAAATAATATTGAAAGCAGTAGATGAATACTCAAGCTTATATTAAATATTTTATTGCTATCTCCATTTGGCTTCCCCTCTTCATAAGCAATAAATCTATAAGTAGTTGTTATCATAATGGTATTGACAAATGCCATTAAAGACACAACACCACCAACTACATTATATAATCCATAATCCGAAGCACCTAATGCCATAAGAACGAATCGCGAAGTAAAAACTCCTGCGATCATTGATACAACAAGACGAATATAGAGATAGAAACTGTTCTTTATGATAAGTTTATTTGACATCTTCGATTAAAGTACTTTGATATGTTATTTTTAATATCCCTTCACATTATAGCTACATAAAATGTGTTTCTTAGAAAACTATCATTGTAGCTGATTAACAAGAATTAATATGCCCTATTTGAGATGATAAATAATTAATAGAAGTTAAAAAATATAGAGTTAGAGAGTTTAGAGTGCGGAAGTTCAAAGTTCAAAGTGCAAAGTTCTTAGTTGGGGTGTTCAGAGTTCTTAAGGTAACGGATAAAACCGCCAATCAATCTTTTGATACTATTTAGTTTTAACATTAGTTCATTGTGCTGATTTAAATCTATATAATGAATATCTAAAGCAACATACAAAAGGGATTCAACTTCAGAAGCAGAACGAAAAGAATAACTTAGAAATTGAAGAAATGATTTCTTTGAACCACTATCAAAACCCTCGGCTATATTGGACATAATAGAAACGGATGCTCTTTGAATCTGATCTCTAAAACCGAAATCTTTTTGTGAATTACCTTCTGAAAAAATATGATAAACATCAGCTACGAAAATTCGCGCTTATTTCCATGCTTCAATATCTGAAAAACTTTCTATCTTCACAACTGAACTCCTGCACTTTGAACTTTGAACTCCTGCACTTTGAACTTTGAACTCCTGCACTTCTGCACTTTGAACTTTGAACTCCTGCACTTCTGCACTTTGAACTTTGAACTTTGAACTCCAGTACTGCCTACAGCTTCGCCCCGTGGCTTATGCATTCTGGGTTGCATAAGGCGTTAAAAGATATGGCTGGTAGAGTATTATATTCTAAAAGGGAATAGATTTCGTTTCAAGTAAGGAATGACAACAAGTAGGAGCAGTATGACAAAAAGCTGGTACAGAAGGATAAAAAGCAGGTGCAGAAGGATAAAATGCAGAGCAGATAAAAAAATTGACTTCTAAATTACCCTTTGATGAGGTAACTGAGAAGTCATATTGATTATGTCTAAAGTTCTTTGCTGTCCTGTATTTTATCGGTATGTTAGCCATAGTTTTATAATACTCTCGTTTATATTTTTCATAATTGAGTTCATAATTGAAATTGGGGCTGGAGCTGTCAATATATTTTTTGCATGGGAAACGAGATTTAGAGTGAACTGGGATAGAGGAGAGAAAGATAAGATAAAGTTGGATAAGAGGTTAGCTATGTGGAAAAAAATATAATTCTCTCACAGATTACACAGATTGCACAGATAAAAAAAGAGAATAGGTAGGGGATGAACAGGATTATATTAGCTGATGGCGGAGGGCGGAGAGCGGAGAGAAAAAATACCTCTCACAGATTACACTGATTACACAGATAAAAAATGATTGTGATTAAGGGCAAAGAGGAAGGTTGATAAAAGGATAAATAAAAGGATCAAAAAAAGGATTTAACTTGACGCAGATTAGGTTAATGAGAAA
This window encodes:
- a CDS encoding LegC family aminotransferase; its protein translation is MNYQLIIDFIRSLYPNRDLIPLHEPYFGGNEKKYVLDCIESTFVSSVGKYVDRFEEMIKDFTGAKYAIATVNGTSALHIALKLAGVDQGDLVITQPLTFIATCNAITYCGAEPIFVDIDPETLGMSPDSLELWLSANTIIQDDACYLKEVNVSTNLHKLSQDQESTNLYKLSQIEELQGSFEDNSSKFVKIRGQKKITACVPMHTFGHSCKIDQIVEICNRYHIPVVEDAAESIGSYYKGKHTGTFGKLGILSFNGNKTITTGGGGMILTDADQLGPLAKHITTTAKKAHPWKFEHDMIGYNYRLPNINAALGCAQMEMLPEILKSKRETAQIYQDYFKTIADIEFITEPKDCISNYWLNAILLKNIEERDAFLEQVNSQKVMCRPAWILMNKLKMFSQCLKAEIPLAIEIEERLINIPSGFGIHL
- a CDS encoding GxxExxY protein, translated to MNNNILYKEECYKIIGACMNVHKELGPGFLEAVYQESLAIDFLDQGIPFEKEKEIRIFYKDKILDKCYKADFLCFGKIIVEIKALSELSNDHISQILNYLKATKLRVGLLVNFGSPSLTYKRLIL
- a CDS encoding NAD-dependent 4,6-dehydratase LegB produces the protein MKVLVTGADGFIGSHLTEALLKDGYQVRALAQYNSFNYWGWLEDIKPSSNLEIVCGDVRDPNYCREISKGIDVIFHLAALIAIPYSYIAPESYIETNVKGTLNICQAAKDNGVKRILVTSTSEVYGTAKYVPIDEKHPLQPQSPYSASKIGADAIAMSFYNAFKLPLTIMRPFNTYGPRQSARAVIPTIIIQIANGMKEIKLGDTSPTRDFNYVEDICQGFILLSQCDKAIGETVNIGSNYEISIKETFELIKDIMHSDAKLVTDEQRNRPEKSEVFRLWCDNSKIKALTGFEPKYSIKEGLEKTVEWFTNPQNLGKYKPGIYNL
- a CDS encoding four helix bundle protein, translated to MFVADVYHIFSEGNSQKDFGFRDQIQRASVSIMSNIAEGFDSGSKKSFLQFLSYSFRSASEVESLLYVALDIHYIDLNQHNELMLKLNSIKRLIGGFIRYLKNSEHPN